A DNA window from Pogona vitticeps strain Pit_001003342236 chromosome 2, PviZW2.1, whole genome shotgun sequence contains the following coding sequences:
- the XYLT2 gene encoding xylosyltransferase 2 isoform X1: protein MKMVASVRVQKLVRRYKLAIATALAILLIQGLVVWSFSSLEEDDPGEGRKAQLFENGEGSKDSDSSAGRRGGLSRKHGRWRSRPDNPGVLVAKVVRAVTVKHKPGRRFPVYLDSSSQKNLTELGPDAQLAVFQQGDTGSVEGAPQPTENNFTPKCEITGKDALSALARAISKQCQQEIANVVCLHQAGKLMPRSVPRQCQLSGKVSPVIQWDDSRMLQASVSNPVRIAYMLVVHGRAIRQLKRLIKAVYHQQHFFYIHVDKRSMYLHREVVEVAQHYPNIRVTPWRMVTIWGGASLLKMYLRSMKDLLEMTDWPWDYFINLSATDYPTRTNEELVTFLSKYRDKNFLKSHGRDNARFIKKQGLDRLFHECDTHMWRLGERQIPEGIVVDGGSDWFALTRSFVEYVVYTSDRLVSQLQQFYTYTLLPAESFFHTVLENSHACETLVDNNLRVTNWNRKLGCKCQYKHIVDWCGCSPNDFKPQDFLRLQQLSRPTFFARKFESTINQEVLEILDSHLYGNYPPNTPALKAYWESVYDRVDGLSGLSDVTLTVYTSFSRLGLQKVMSTPPQREERLCRFEPQGFPSSVHLYFYDDHFQGYLVTQEVQNSVTRQAESLEIWMMPRGALKLAGHGRQTNRLQNLEVGTEWDPKERIFRNFGGLIGPFDEPVAMQKWARGPNLTATVVWIDPTYVIATSYDITVDAEAECTQYKPPLNRPLRPGVWTIRLLQFWEPLGESQFLVVPQTFNHKQPLRKDDGKWLHAGPPRNEYMDQNFQGLAGILSLPRLEENGRGSHHHAQLVGQALENWTDSSISNFWTVAGLCAVSPSSCSTLELCSKTSWSSLSPDPKSELGTIKPDGRLR, encoded by the exons GGACGGAAGGCTCAGCTCTTTGAAAATGGAGAAGGCTCCAAGGATTCAGACAGCTCAGCAGGTCGGCGAGGCGGCTTGAGCCGGAAGCACGGACGATGGAGGAGCCGCCCAGACAACCCAGGCGTCCTAGTGGCCAAGGTGGTGAGAGCGGTCACAGTGAAACACAAGCCTGGGCGCCGATTCCCAGTCTATTTGGACTCCTCGAGTCAAAAGAACCTGACGGAGCTCGGGCCGGATGCCCAGTTGGCCGTGTTCCAGCAGGGGGACACGGGCAGCGTGGAAGGGGCGCCACAACCCACGGAGAACAACTTCACCCCTAAATGTGAGATCACGGGCAAAGATGCCTTGTCCGCATTAGCCAGAGCCATCAGTAAGCAGTGCCAGCAGGAGATTGCCAACGTGGTGTGCTTGCACCAAGCAGGGAAGCTTATGCCACGCTCTGTACCCCGGCAGTGCCAACTCTCAG GGAAAGTCAGCCCCGTGATCCAGTGGGATGACAGCAGGATGCTCCAGGCCTCTGTGAGCAACCCAGTCCGAATTGCCTACATGCTTGTAGTTCATGGGCGAGCCATCCGCCAGCTGAAACGCCTCATTAAGGCTGTGTACCACCAGCAACATTTCTTCTATATCCATGTTGACAAG cgCTCCATGTACCTGCACCGTGAAGTTGTGGAGGTGGCCCAGCATTACCCCAACATCCGGGTCACGCCCTGGCGCATGGTCACCATCTGGGGAGGGGCCAGCCTGCTGAAGATGTACCTGCGGAGCATGAAGGACCTGCTAGAGATGACAGACTGGCCCTGGGACTATTTCATCAACCTCAGTGCCACAGACTACCCTACTAG GACCAATGAGGAGCTGGTGACATTCCTGTCTAAGTACCGGGACAAGAACTTCCTGAAATCTCACGGCCGAGATAATGCGAG GTTCATCAAGAAGCAGGGCCTAGACAGGCTTTTTCATGAGTGTGACACTCATATGTGGCGACTGGGTGAACGGCAGATCCCTGAGGGCATTGTGGTGGATGGTGGCTCAGATTGGTTCGCCCTCACACGTAGCTTTGTGGAGTATGTGGTCTACACCAGTGATCGACTGGTCTCCCAGCTGCAGCAGTTCTACACCTACACGCTTCTCCCAGCAGAG TCTTTTTTTCATACCGTCCTGGAGAACAGCCATGCCTGTGAGACCCTCGTAGACAACAACCTCCGGGTGACAAACTGGAACCGCAAGCTGGGCTGCAAATGTCAGTATAAGCACATTGTCGACTGGTGTGGCTGCTCGCCCAATGACTTCAAACCGCAGGACTTCCTCCGACTGCAG CAACTCTCCAGACCCACGTTCTTTGCCAGAAAGTTTGAATCCACCATCAACCAGGAAGTCCTGGAGATCCTGGACTCTCATCTCTATGGTAACTACCCACCTAACACACCAGCCCTCAAGGCCTATTGGGAGAGTGTCTATGATCGTGTGGATGGGCTGAGTGGGCTCAGCGACGTCACCCTGACTGTGTACACATCCTTCTCCAGGCTGGGGCTACAGAAAGTGATGTCTACGCCACCGCAGAGAGAGGAGAGGCTTTGCAG GTTTGAGCCACAGGGCTTCCCGTCCAGTGTGCACCTCTATTTCTACGATGACCATTTCCAGGGCTATCTGGTGACTCAGGAAGTGCAGAATTCTGTAACTCGGCAGGCAGAATCTTTAGAGATATGGATGATGCCTCGAGGGGCTCTGAAGCTGGCAGGTCATGGCAGGCAAACTAACCGTTTGCAGAATCTCGAG GTAGGCACAGAATGGGATCCCAAAGAGAGGATCTTCCGCAACTTTGGTGGCTTGATTGGGCCTTTTGATGAGCCGGTAGCCATGCAGAAATGGGCACGAGGCCCCAATCTCACAGCCACTGTTGTCTGGATCGACCCGACCTATGTCATTGCCACGTCCTATGACATCACAGTTGATGCAGAGGCTGAGTGCACACAGTACAAGCCGCCCCTCAACCGACCCCTCCGTCCGGGAGTGTGGACCATCCGTCTCCTCCAGTTTTGGGAGCCATTGGGAGAGAGTCAGTTCTTAGTAGTCCCACAGACCTTCAACCACAAGCAGCCTCTGAGGAAAG ATGACGGCAAATGGCTGCACGCCGGTCCTCCCCGTAATGAATACATGGACCAGAATTTCCAGGGCCTGGCTGGGATCCTGAGCCTCCCCCGTCTAGAGGAAAACGGGAGAGGCTCCCATCATCACGCGCAGCTGGTGGGACAGGCTCTAGAGAACTGGACGGACAGCAGCATCAGCAACTTCTGGACAGTGGCTGGCCTCTGTGCAGTGAGCCCTTCCAGCTGCTCCACCTTGGAGCTTTGTAGCAAGACATCCTGGAGCTCGCTGTCCCCAGACCCAAAATCGGAACTGGGGACCATCAAGCCCGATGGGCGTCTGAGGTAG
- the XYLT2 gene encoding xylosyltransferase 2 isoform X2, whose amino-acid sequence MKMVASVRVQKLVRRYKLAIATALAILLIQGLVVWSFSSLEEDDPGEVKGKGRGQRPVDPGEGSKDSDSSAGRRGGLSRKHGRWRSRPDNPGVLVAKVVRAVTVKHKPGRRFPVYLDSSSQKNLTELGPDAQLAVFQQGDTGSVEGAPQPTENNFTPKCEITGKDALSALARAISKQCQQEIANVVCLHQAGKLMPRSVPRQCQLSGKVSPVIQWDDSRMLQASVSNPVRIAYMLVVHGRAIRQLKRLIKAVYHQQHFFYIHVDKRSMYLHREVVEVAQHYPNIRVTPWRMVTIWGGASLLKMYLRSMKDLLEMTDWPWDYFINLSATDYPTRTNEELVTFLSKYRDKNFLKSHGRDNARFIKKQGLDRLFHECDTHMWRLGERQIPEGIVVDGGSDWFALTRSFVEYVVYTSDRLVSQLQQFYTYTLLPAESFFHTVLENSHACETLVDNNLRVTNWNRKLGCKCQYKHIVDWCGCSPNDFKPQDFLRLQQLSRPTFFARKFESTINQEVLEILDSHLYGNYPPNTPALKAYWESVYDRVDGLSGLSDVTLTVYTSFSRLGLQKVMSTPPQREERLCRFEPQGFPSSVHLYFYDDHFQGYLVTQEVQNSVTRQAESLEIWMMPRGALKLAGHGRQTNRLQNLEVGTEWDPKERIFRNFGGLIGPFDEPVAMQKWARGPNLTATVVWIDPTYVIATSYDITVDAEAECTQYKPPLNRPLRPGVWTIRLLQFWEPLGESQFLVVPQTFNHKQPLRKDDGKWLHAGPPRNEYMDQNFQGLAGILSLPRLEENGRGSHHHAQLVGQALENWTDSSISNFWTVAGLCAVSPSSCSTLELCSKTSWSSLSPDPKSELGTIKPDGRLR is encoded by the exons GGACCCAGGAG AAGGCTCCAAGGATTCAGACAGCTCAGCAGGTCGGCGAGGCGGCTTGAGCCGGAAGCACGGACGATGGAGGAGCCGCCCAGACAACCCAGGCGTCCTAGTGGCCAAGGTGGTGAGAGCGGTCACAGTGAAACACAAGCCTGGGCGCCGATTCCCAGTCTATTTGGACTCCTCGAGTCAAAAGAACCTGACGGAGCTCGGGCCGGATGCCCAGTTGGCCGTGTTCCAGCAGGGGGACACGGGCAGCGTGGAAGGGGCGCCACAACCCACGGAGAACAACTTCACCCCTAAATGTGAGATCACGGGCAAAGATGCCTTGTCCGCATTAGCCAGAGCCATCAGTAAGCAGTGCCAGCAGGAGATTGCCAACGTGGTGTGCTTGCACCAAGCAGGGAAGCTTATGCCACGCTCTGTACCCCGGCAGTGCCAACTCTCAG GGAAAGTCAGCCCCGTGATCCAGTGGGATGACAGCAGGATGCTCCAGGCCTCTGTGAGCAACCCAGTCCGAATTGCCTACATGCTTGTAGTTCATGGGCGAGCCATCCGCCAGCTGAAACGCCTCATTAAGGCTGTGTACCACCAGCAACATTTCTTCTATATCCATGTTGACAAG cgCTCCATGTACCTGCACCGTGAAGTTGTGGAGGTGGCCCAGCATTACCCCAACATCCGGGTCACGCCCTGGCGCATGGTCACCATCTGGGGAGGGGCCAGCCTGCTGAAGATGTACCTGCGGAGCATGAAGGACCTGCTAGAGATGACAGACTGGCCCTGGGACTATTTCATCAACCTCAGTGCCACAGACTACCCTACTAG GACCAATGAGGAGCTGGTGACATTCCTGTCTAAGTACCGGGACAAGAACTTCCTGAAATCTCACGGCCGAGATAATGCGAG GTTCATCAAGAAGCAGGGCCTAGACAGGCTTTTTCATGAGTGTGACACTCATATGTGGCGACTGGGTGAACGGCAGATCCCTGAGGGCATTGTGGTGGATGGTGGCTCAGATTGGTTCGCCCTCACACGTAGCTTTGTGGAGTATGTGGTCTACACCAGTGATCGACTGGTCTCCCAGCTGCAGCAGTTCTACACCTACACGCTTCTCCCAGCAGAG TCTTTTTTTCATACCGTCCTGGAGAACAGCCATGCCTGTGAGACCCTCGTAGACAACAACCTCCGGGTGACAAACTGGAACCGCAAGCTGGGCTGCAAATGTCAGTATAAGCACATTGTCGACTGGTGTGGCTGCTCGCCCAATGACTTCAAACCGCAGGACTTCCTCCGACTGCAG CAACTCTCCAGACCCACGTTCTTTGCCAGAAAGTTTGAATCCACCATCAACCAGGAAGTCCTGGAGATCCTGGACTCTCATCTCTATGGTAACTACCCACCTAACACACCAGCCCTCAAGGCCTATTGGGAGAGTGTCTATGATCGTGTGGATGGGCTGAGTGGGCTCAGCGACGTCACCCTGACTGTGTACACATCCTTCTCCAGGCTGGGGCTACAGAAAGTGATGTCTACGCCACCGCAGAGAGAGGAGAGGCTTTGCAG GTTTGAGCCACAGGGCTTCCCGTCCAGTGTGCACCTCTATTTCTACGATGACCATTTCCAGGGCTATCTGGTGACTCAGGAAGTGCAGAATTCTGTAACTCGGCAGGCAGAATCTTTAGAGATATGGATGATGCCTCGAGGGGCTCTGAAGCTGGCAGGTCATGGCAGGCAAACTAACCGTTTGCAGAATCTCGAG GTAGGCACAGAATGGGATCCCAAAGAGAGGATCTTCCGCAACTTTGGTGGCTTGATTGGGCCTTTTGATGAGCCGGTAGCCATGCAGAAATGGGCACGAGGCCCCAATCTCACAGCCACTGTTGTCTGGATCGACCCGACCTATGTCATTGCCACGTCCTATGACATCACAGTTGATGCAGAGGCTGAGTGCACACAGTACAAGCCGCCCCTCAACCGACCCCTCCGTCCGGGAGTGTGGACCATCCGTCTCCTCCAGTTTTGGGAGCCATTGGGAGAGAGTCAGTTCTTAGTAGTCCCACAGACCTTCAACCACAAGCAGCCTCTGAGGAAAG ATGACGGCAAATGGCTGCACGCCGGTCCTCCCCGTAATGAATACATGGACCAGAATTTCCAGGGCCTGGCTGGGATCCTGAGCCTCCCCCGTCTAGAGGAAAACGGGAGAGGCTCCCATCATCACGCGCAGCTGGTGGGACAGGCTCTAGAGAACTGGACGGACAGCAGCATCAGCAACTTCTGGACAGTGGCTGGCCTCTGTGCAGTGAGCCCTTCCAGCTGCTCCACCTTGGAGCTTTGTAGCAAGACATCCTGGAGCTCGCTGTCCCCAGACCCAAAATCGGAACTGGGGACCATCAAGCCCGATGGGCGTCTGAGGTAG